A region from the Lentimonas sp. CC4 genome encodes:
- a CDS encoding GrpB family protein: MKIEVVQYRAEWKEAFEEEKQAILALEFSAIVQVFHIGSTSVKELAAKPIIDIMIEVESLEELDRNKEAIASLGYEVMGEFGISGRRYYRKGGSNRTHQIHAFQSGDPNLLRHLAFRDYLGEHPNVRKEYGDLKIEVASQCDHDIDRYCDGKEDFIKFHEAKALDWINQKSDQGGVINSESLLSST, from the coding sequence ATGAAAATCGAAGTCGTCCAATATCGCGCTGAATGGAAGGAAGCTTTCGAAGAAGAAAAGCAAGCGATCTTAGCACTCGAATTTTCGGCAATTGTTCAGGTTTTTCACATAGGAAGCACGTCGGTGAAAGAACTAGCAGCAAAGCCGATTATCGACATTATGATAGAAGTTGAATCGCTAGAGGAACTTGACCGAAACAAAGAGGCAATCGCATCGCTTGGATACGAGGTCATGGGAGAATTCGGAATCTCTGGACGACGATATTACCGAAAGGGAGGAAGCAATCGGACTCACCAGATACATGCTTTTCAGTCAGGAGACCCGAACCTACTTAGACATCTAGCTTTTCGAGACTACTTGGGTGAACATCCAAATGTGAGAAAAGAATATGGAGACCTTAAAATTGAGGTGGCATCACAGTGCGACCACGACATCGACCGATACTGCGACGGAAAAGAGGACTTCATCAAGTTCCACGAGGCGAAAGCTCTCGACTGGATTAACCAAAAGAGCGATCAAGGTGGAGTGATCAACTCCGAGTCGCTTCTCTCCTCTACGTGA
- the recN gene encoding DNA repair protein RecN: MLQYLKIKNLALLDEVTLELDAGFTAVTGETGAGKSVLLGALGLLSGARTDKTMIRQGTDQLEVEAALYFEDSTEMDALLETAGLPCCEDGVLLLQRSIHRKKMPRVQINGSMATLSQLQGLGESWIDFHGPGEPQKLFQERRQLEMLDLYAGNADLLTSYQDGYATWRAAHREIVDLEKGERLDEDEIEFVRKQINKIDSVDVSEESIEALERDYTRMSSGQDLVTLAADCSEGLSGDQGLCEQLNMIVGHYESLVTLDAESEPLLERARSLLIEMQDLGEETGRLASDFEFDAEAVEATTERMNLWQEVRRKYGGSVEAVIAKREELAQKLAVQGDIEGTLKAKRNAAAKQEAALRKVAAKLRKAREKAAKILADKAALLLQALGFKKARLEIEMIPEAELQEFGDSRCGFLFSPNAGQDLLPLNKIASSGETARVMLALKTVLAEADATPLLVFDEVDANVGGEVGRAVGAELARLSGRHQVLCVTHLPQVASLAQNHFVVTKSQDEDSTVVSIGPIHDSRDTRLNELARMLGDRHSESARAHAAELLV; encoded by the coding sequence ATGTTACAATATCTTAAAATCAAGAACCTCGCGCTGCTCGATGAAGTGACGCTGGAGTTGGATGCGGGCTTTACCGCAGTGACTGGTGAGACCGGTGCAGGTAAAAGTGTGCTGCTCGGCGCGTTGGGTCTGCTTTCCGGTGCGCGCACCGATAAGACCATGATTCGCCAGGGCACCGATCAGCTCGAAGTCGAGGCTGCCTTATATTTCGAAGATTCCACGGAGATGGACGCGTTGTTGGAGACTGCAGGGCTTCCGTGTTGCGAAGACGGCGTGCTACTATTGCAGCGCAGTATTCACCGCAAAAAAATGCCGCGCGTGCAGATCAATGGCAGCATGGCGACGCTTTCCCAGTTGCAAGGGCTAGGGGAGTCGTGGATTGATTTTCATGGACCCGGTGAGCCGCAAAAATTATTTCAAGAGCGCCGTCAGTTGGAGATGCTCGATCTTTACGCAGGCAATGCCGATCTGCTGACTTCTTATCAAGATGGCTATGCGACATGGCGCGCCGCGCACCGTGAGATCGTGGACCTCGAAAAAGGCGAACGCTTGGATGAGGACGAAATTGAGTTCGTGCGTAAGCAGATCAACAAGATTGATAGTGTCGACGTATCAGAAGAGTCGATTGAAGCGCTGGAGCGCGATTATACTCGCATGTCGAGCGGGCAGGATCTCGTGACGCTTGCTGCAGATTGTTCCGAGGGGCTTTCTGGAGATCAAGGACTGTGCGAGCAGCTCAATATGATCGTGGGGCACTATGAGTCGTTGGTGACGCTCGATGCCGAGTCTGAGCCGTTGCTTGAACGTGCCCGTAGCTTGCTAATTGAAATGCAGGATCTCGGCGAAGAGACTGGTCGATTGGCCAGTGATTTTGAGTTCGACGCCGAGGCAGTCGAGGCGACCACTGAGCGGATGAACCTCTGGCAGGAAGTGCGCCGTAAGTATGGTGGCAGTGTCGAAGCGGTGATCGCAAAGCGCGAGGAGCTCGCGCAGAAGCTGGCGGTGCAAGGCGACATCGAAGGCACGCTGAAGGCGAAACGCAACGCTGCGGCCAAGCAAGAAGCAGCACTTCGTAAAGTAGCTGCGAAACTACGCAAGGCACGCGAAAAAGCCGCCAAGATACTTGCGGATAAAGCTGCACTGCTATTGCAGGCACTGGGCTTTAAAAAGGCGCGTCTAGAGATCGAGATGATCCCCGAAGCAGAACTGCAAGAATTTGGCGATAGTCGATGCGGGTTCCTATTTTCTCCAAATGCAGGGCAGGATCTGTTGCCGCTCAATAAGATCGCTTCGAGTGGTGAGACCGCTCGTGTGATGCTTGCGCTCAAGACCGTGTTGGCCGAAGCAGATGCCACGCCACTACTCGTCTTCGATGAGGTCGATGCGAATGTCGGTGGCGAAGTCGGTCGCGCAGTCGGTGCGGAATTAGCGCGCTTATCAGGACGCCATCAGGTGCTCTGTGTCACGCACTTGCCGCAAGTTGCTTCGCTCGCTCAAAATCATTTCGTGGTAACGAAGTCGCAAGATGAAGATTCGACCGTCGTATCCATTGGGCCGATACACGATAGCCGTGACACACGTCTCAATGAACTTGCCCGTATGCTCGGCGACCGTCATTCCGAGTCGGCGAGGGCGCATGCTGCGGAGTTACTGGTGTAG
- a CDS encoding SMI1/KNR4 family protein, giving the protein MLSFKNSTALPSEGDILELESKLNIQLPEDYRAFLKETNGGRPSLELYDQSFVLKELWSLGSKPPWDLSHRNKFFEETPKYFEIGFSACGDSIAIQVKGKNKGRIVWFDHEVEPSLFRSNLRTLSDSFTKFLDQLKQM; this is encoded by the coding sequence ATGCTATCGTTTAAAAACAGCACTGCTCTCCCCTCTGAAGGTGACATTTTAGAATTGGAATCAAAATTGAACATTCAATTACCGGAAGACTACCGAGCATTTTTAAAAGAAACGAATGGAGGACGTCCTAGCTTAGAATTATATGACCAAAGTTTTGTTCTTAAGGAATTATGGTCGCTTGGGAGCAAGCCTCCTTGGGACTTATCTCACAGAAACAAGTTTTTTGAAGAGACACCCAAGTATTTTGAAATAGGGTTTAGCGCCTGCGGGGACTCTATAGCCATTCAAGTAAAAGGAAAAAATAAAGGAAGAATCGTTTGGTTCGACCACGAAGTAGAACCTAGCTTGTTCAGGAGTAACCTGAGGACCTTGAGCGACAGCTTTACCAAATTCCTAGACCAACTTAAACAAATGTAA
- the efp gene encoding elongation factor P, giving the protein MASPTDVRKGKVLNYQGTPHLVLDVQHRTQGRQAGFMQVTMRNLSSGSSTNTKIRTTDSVEIMHTDMVKLEYSYVDGDGYHFMDPETFEDIILDAGLVEDSKDFLVETQVYSILHVNDKPIQIELPASIEMKVTESAEGIKGDTASNVQKPATLETGLVVQVPLFIKEGDVLKIGTSDKSYMGRA; this is encoded by the coding sequence ATGGCATCACCAACAGACGTTCGTAAGGGCAAGGTCCTCAACTATCAAGGCACTCCGCACCTCGTGCTCGACGTGCAGCACCGCACACAAGGCCGCCAGGCTGGCTTCATGCAAGTCACCATGCGCAACTTGAGCTCCGGATCCAGCACCAACACCAAGATCCGCACCACCGACTCCGTCGAAATCATGCACACCGACATGGTGAAGCTCGAGTATAGCTACGTCGATGGCGACGGCTACCACTTCATGGATCCCGAAACTTTCGAAGACATCATCCTCGACGCTGGTCTCGTCGAAGACTCCAAGGATTTCCTCGTTGAAACACAGGTATACAGCATCCTTCACGTCAACGACAAGCCGATCCAGATCGAACTCCCTGCCTCCATCGAGATGAAGGTCACAGAATCCGCTGAAGGCATCAAAGGTGACACAGCCAGCAACGTGCAAAAGCCAGCGACACTCGAAACTGGCCTCGTCGTGCAAGTGCCACTCTTCATTAAAGAAGGCGATGTGCTCAAGATCGGCACATCGGACAAGTCCTACATGGGCCGCGCATAA
- a CDS encoding low molecular weight protein-tyrosine-phosphatase, whose amino-acid sequence MKKILFLCMGNICRSPAGHCVFQHLVDEAGLSNQFEIESAGTIGFHVGSLPDSRMQQSMRARNIPIIGRSRQLKAADLEDYDLILAMDRDNLADARALDSTGKLKHKVELFCDYCTAHNETEVPDPYYGGDRGFEHVLDLIEDGCANLLKKLSSQ is encoded by the coding sequence ATGAAAAAAATCCTCTTCCTCTGCATGGGCAACATCTGCCGCTCACCCGCCGGCCACTGCGTCTTTCAACATTTAGTCGATGAGGCAGGACTCTCGAATCAATTCGAGATCGAGTCCGCGGGCACCATTGGCTTTCACGTCGGCTCACTGCCCGATAGCCGCATGCAACAATCCATGCGCGCGCGCAACATTCCGATCATCGGCCGCTCTAGACAACTCAAAGCGGCCGATCTCGAAGACTACGACCTCATCTTAGCGATGGATCGCGACAACCTAGCTGATGCCCGTGCCCTCGATTCCACTGGCAAGTTAAAGCACAAGGTTGAGCTCTTCTGCGATTACTGCACCGCACACAACGAAACCGAAGTGCCCGATCCCTACTACGGCGGCGACCGCGGCTTCGAACACGTGCTCGATCTGATCGAAGACGGCTGCGCCAACCTACTCAAAAAGCTAAGCTCTCAATAG
- the pyrC gene encoding dihydroorotase, with protein sequence MEFVIDSPLDMHLHLREGAMMECVTPLSAEHFSGAIIMPNLVPPVDNLERLKVYRDQINAAKGNTVFDPMMMLFFRNYSEAKLAAAREHIFGIKLYPAGATTNSEAGVKELGAVESTFKLMEEMGIPLMIHGETHGFVMDREKEFLASYEYLAQKYPKLKITMEHITTRDAVEMLDRYENLHATVTLHHLMITLNDVAGGMLQPHLFCKPIAKRPEDREALLAAALQAHPKLMFGSDSAPHPISKKECCGCAAGLFTAPVCLPTLVELFEQHDALDNLQAFVSGNAQRIHNFTPLSKRVTLEKTGMVVPERYGDVVPYRAGETIPWAVTSIV encoded by the coding sequence ATGGAATTTGTAATTGATTCACCTCTTGATATGCACTTACACCTCCGCGAGGGGGCTATGATGGAGTGCGTGACACCACTGAGCGCGGAGCACTTCTCGGGTGCGATCATTATGCCGAATTTGGTGCCGCCAGTGGATAATTTGGAGCGGTTGAAGGTGTATCGCGATCAGATCAATGCGGCGAAGGGAAATACGGTGTTTGATCCGATGATGATGTTGTTCTTTCGCAACTATTCTGAGGCGAAGCTCGCTGCAGCTCGTGAGCACATCTTCGGTATCAAGCTGTATCCGGCTGGTGCGACGACGAATAGTGAGGCGGGCGTTAAGGAACTCGGCGCGGTTGAGAGCACTTTCAAGTTAATGGAAGAGATGGGCATTCCGCTCATGATCCATGGCGAGACGCATGGTTTTGTGATGGATCGTGAAAAGGAGTTTTTGGCCAGCTACGAGTATTTGGCACAGAAGTATCCGAAGCTAAAAATTACGATGGAGCACATCACAACGCGCGACGCGGTGGAGATGCTGGATCGCTATGAGAATCTGCATGCGACGGTGACACTGCATCACTTGATGATTACACTCAATGATGTGGCTGGCGGAATGTTGCAGCCACACTTGTTCTGCAAGCCGATTGCGAAGCGTCCCGAGGATCGTGAGGCATTGTTGGCTGCGGCGTTGCAAGCGCACCCTAAGTTGATGTTTGGTAGCGATTCCGCGCCGCATCCAATTTCCAAGAAGGAGTGCTGCGGTTGTGCGGCGGGCTTGTTCACTGCGCCGGTGTGTTTGCCGACGCTGGTCGAGCTCTTTGAGCAACACGATGCTTTGGATAACTTGCAGGCATTTGTGAGTGGCAATGCGCAACGTATCCACAACTTCACGCCGCTGTCGAAGCGTGTGACGTTGGAAAAGACTGGTATGGTCGTTCCCGAGCGCTATGGCGATGTCGTGCCATACCGTGCGGGGGAAACGATCCCGTGGGCAGTGACGTCGATTGTTTAA
- a CDS encoding fructosamine kinase family protein — MDPKLVKAISAAISLATDTPFRSTQQAPISGGDINDAYLLSDGQQSYFVKINSAAKLDMFITESQALAAIRKSRSIRAPQPITHGRSGAYAFLALEAIQFGPPATQSWQQMGQQLATLHRTTAERFGWHRDNTIGSTPQLNQTTTHWSEFFCKQRLCPQLDLAQANGIRLTQTDVLLERAAALLADHHPDASLLHGDLWKGNTSFCNDGTPVIFDPASYYGDRETDLAFTEYFGGFAPEFYDSYHSAWPLPTGHDQRKPLYNLYHTLNHANLFGGNYVTEAQQTIFRLLA, encoded by the coding sequence ATGGATCCTAAACTAGTAAAAGCAATCTCCGCAGCGATCTCACTGGCGACCGACACTCCTTTTAGGAGCACGCAACAAGCCCCTATTAGCGGAGGCGACATCAACGATGCTTATCTGCTTTCCGATGGGCAGCAGTCGTATTTCGTCAAGATCAACAGCGCCGCAAAGCTCGACATGTTCATCACCGAGTCGCAAGCACTGGCAGCGATACGCAAAAGCCGCAGCATTCGAGCACCACAGCCCATCACACATGGCCGCAGCGGTGCTTACGCATTTCTTGCGCTGGAAGCGATACAGTTCGGCCCACCCGCCACACAAAGCTGGCAGCAAATGGGGCAACAACTCGCCACACTTCATCGCACCACTGCCGAACGCTTCGGCTGGCACCGCGACAACACCATTGGTAGCACCCCTCAACTCAATCAAACAACCACCCATTGGAGCGAGTTCTTCTGCAAACAGCGTCTGTGCCCGCAACTGGATCTCGCCCAAGCCAACGGCATACGCCTGACGCAGACCGACGTATTATTGGAACGCGCCGCAGCACTGCTGGCAGACCATCACCCCGATGCGTCGTTACTCCACGGCGACCTATGGAAAGGCAACACCAGTTTTTGCAATGATGGCACGCCCGTGATCTTCGACCCCGCCAGCTACTACGGCGACCGCGAGACCGACCTAGCCTTTACCGAATATTTTGGCGGGTTTGCCCCCGAGTTTTACGACAGCTACCACTCGGCATGGCCCCTCCCCACTGGCCATGATCAACGTAAGCCACTCTACAACCTCTATCATACCCTTAACCATGCCAACCTCTTCGGTGGCAACTACGTAACCGAAGCGCAGCAAACAATCTTTCGACTGCTCGCTTAA
- a CDS encoding NupC/NupG family nucleoside CNT transporter, whose translation MLISLLGYLVLITVAWLCSTARGKINWRTVLGAIAIQFAFGALVLYVPAGKVALIWLSELVAAVIAYGDDGIGFVFGGLSDPSQSLGFIFAFKVLPVIIFFSSLISVLYYLRVMPVVVKCLGSGLQKLLGTSHAESLSATANIFVGQTEAPLAIKPYLARMTRSEFFAVMVGGLASIAGSVLAAYASMGIELKYLLAACFMAAPSGLLLAKLLIPETETADNSSLPEDLEGKPANVFDAAAGGASDGMRLALNVGAMLLAFIGLIALINGALGYMGGLCGYEALSLQLILGWVFSPVAWLLGIPWEHATIGGSFIGQKLVVNEYIAFNEFKEVRDALSTRTQAIITFALCGFANFSSIAILLGGLGSLVPSRRAEIAQLGLKAVLAGTLANLSSAAIAGMLIQ comes from the coding sequence ATGTTGATTAGTCTCCTGGGTTATCTTGTGCTTATTACGGTGGCGTGGCTTTGCTCCACGGCTCGAGGAAAGATCAATTGGCGCACCGTGCTCGGCGCAATCGCCATCCAATTCGCATTTGGCGCGCTGGTGCTCTATGTGCCAGCAGGCAAAGTCGCACTGATCTGGCTATCGGAGCTCGTCGCTGCTGTAATCGCATATGGCGACGACGGCATCGGCTTTGTATTCGGCGGATTGAGCGACCCCTCGCAAAGCCTCGGCTTCATTTTCGCATTCAAAGTGCTGCCAGTCATCATCTTCTTCTCGTCACTCATTTCAGTGCTCTACTACCTGCGCGTAATGCCAGTCGTAGTCAAATGCCTCGGCAGCGGCCTTCAAAAACTACTCGGCACGAGCCACGCAGAATCACTCAGCGCGACGGCCAACATTTTCGTGGGGCAGACCGAAGCACCACTGGCAATCAAGCCCTACCTAGCACGCATGACGCGCTCAGAATTTTTCGCAGTGATGGTCGGCGGTTTAGCTTCGATCGCAGGCAGCGTGCTAGCAGCCTATGCATCAATGGGCATCGAGCTTAAATATTTACTAGCAGCCTGCTTCATGGCTGCCCCCTCCGGCCTATTGTTAGCCAAACTCCTGATTCCCGAAACCGAAACGGCCGACAACAGCTCACTACCGGAAGACTTAGAGGGCAAGCCTGCCAACGTTTTTGACGCCGCAGCGGGCGGTGCATCCGACGGCATGCGACTGGCGCTCAATGTCGGTGCAATGCTCCTAGCGTTCATCGGACTCATCGCATTGATCAATGGCGCGCTCGGCTATATGGGTGGGCTCTGCGGATACGAGGCGCTCAGCTTACAACTCATCCTTGGATGGGTGTTCAGCCCAGTCGCTTGGTTGCTTGGAATTCCATGGGAGCACGCAACCATTGGCGGTTCCTTTATCGGGCAAAAACTGGTGGTAAATGAGTATATCGCGTTCAACGAGTTTAAAGAAGTGCGCGACGCACTGAGCACCCGCACACAGGCCATCATTACCTTCGCGCTTTGTGGATTTGCCAACTTCTCTTCGATTGCAATCCTACTCGGCGGCCTCGGTAGTCTCGTTCCATCGCGCCGCGCAGAAATCGCTCAACTCGGGCTCAAAGCCGTGCTCGCAGGCACACTCGCCAACCTCTCCAGCGCAGCCATTGCAGGCATGCTTATACAGTAA
- a CDS encoding bifunctional class I SAM-dependent methyltransferase/glycosyltransferase family 2 protein — MPITSQILERTWNRLKAHYSEPTPSGAWSRAYRRILGRYYRFLIPSGSRVLEIGCGSGELLQHLPERKVAGMDLVEAQISAAKQQLPGVDFTCAAGETATFSQTYDYLILSDTLNEAADAQQLLENLHHAATPDTRLTLNIHNTLWRPILGLSTAIGLKPKRPQLNWLSTDDLQNLLDLAGWEMVRSDARILIPHELCGLGTLVNKFIAPLVPFACLSLFFVARPKQAPVPADSLSVTVIIPARNEKGNIEAAIERTPHMGKSTEIIFVEGNSQDDTWDTIQAAIKNHPERDIKAYQQTGKGKGDAMRLGYEKATGDIIMILDADLTVPPEDLPKFFDAIQLGHCEFVNGVRLVYPMEDEAMRFLNMCGNKFFSMLFSWLLSMPIKDTLCGTKVFSKTHYELIEANRSYFGNFDPFGDFDLIFGAAKLNLKIRDLPIRYQSRTYGEPQIDRWRDGMLLIRMGIFAARKIKFL; from the coding sequence ATGCCCATCACTTCACAAATCCTCGAACGCACTTGGAATCGCCTCAAAGCGCACTATTCGGAGCCAACACCTAGCGGCGCATGGAGCCGCGCCTATCGCCGTATTTTAGGCAGGTATTACCGTTTTCTAATTCCAAGCGGTAGTCGTGTGCTAGAAATCGGCTGTGGCTCGGGCGAATTGCTCCAACACCTACCTGAGCGTAAAGTCGCAGGCATGGATCTCGTCGAAGCACAAATCAGCGCCGCGAAGCAGCAACTCCCGGGCGTGGATTTCACTTGCGCGGCCGGCGAGACCGCCACCTTCAGTCAGACCTACGACTACCTCATCCTATCAGACACGCTCAATGAAGCAGCCGATGCCCAACAACTCTTAGAAAACCTGCACCACGCAGCCACGCCTGATACGCGCCTGACGCTCAATATCCACAACACGCTCTGGCGCCCAATACTCGGGCTCAGCACCGCCATCGGACTCAAACCAAAACGCCCCCAGCTCAACTGGCTCTCCACCGACGACCTGCAGAATCTACTCGACCTCGCGGGCTGGGAAATGGTGCGCTCCGATGCGCGTATCCTCATTCCTCACGAACTCTGCGGCCTCGGCACACTAGTCAACAAATTCATCGCTCCACTCGTTCCATTCGCCTGCCTGAGCCTCTTCTTTGTCGCTCGCCCGAAGCAGGCACCCGTCCCTGCCGACAGCCTCTCCGTCACTGTCATCATCCCTGCTCGTAATGAGAAGGGCAATATCGAGGCCGCGATTGAGCGCACACCCCATATGGGCAAGTCCACCGAAATCATTTTCGTCGAAGGTAATTCCCAAGACGACACATGGGACACCATTCAAGCCGCGATCAAAAACCACCCTGAACGCGACATCAAAGCCTACCAGCAAACTGGCAAAGGCAAAGGCGACGCCATGCGCCTCGGCTACGAAAAAGCCACTGGCGACATCATCATGATCCTCGATGCGGATCTCACAGTGCCACCTGAAGATCTCCCGAAATTCTTTGACGCCATCCAACTCGGACACTGCGAATTCGTCAACGGTGTGCGCCTAGTCTATCCGATGGAAGACGAAGCGATGCGCTTCCTCAACATGTGCGGCAATAAATTCTTCAGCATGCTCTTCTCGTGGCTACTCAGCATGCCGATCAAAGACACGCTCTGCGGCACCAAAGTCTTCAGTAAGACACACTACGAACTCATCGAAGCGAACCGCAGCTACTTCGGCAACTTCGACCCCTTCGGCGATTTCGATCTCATCTTTGGAGCAGCGAAGCTAAACCTAAAAATCCGCGACCTGCCGATCCGCTACCAAAGCCGCACCTACGGCGAGCCACAAATCGACCGATGGCGCGACGGTATGCTGCTCATACGTATGGGTATCTTTGCTGCTCGTAAGATTAAGTTTCTGTAA
- a CDS encoding DUF4062 domain-containing protein, producing MKPRVFVSSTIRDLQHIRDAVRDVIEELGYQPVMSEHGEVGFLPSVTAANSCYQEAMDSDLGILIIGKRYGDEDDNDEVSVTHKEFRTLHERSIPLVTLIERDIFASKTIFDASENNASITIPGMDKPGKTFDFVEEVMLSPYNNGVSEFRHIAEVREYIKAQFGHIFGDLLRRRNETNKSELRDILSAVTALRHDINQGSNDPNSNRFLKASRYLLSDDATHYKSFLNNLCGSFDAAVQAILEYESFDALVEGHGAELTVVSDSQSFQEWWNRNETTWASSWGVQSNTGGFGVGGYANLREGGIGISERVQQIFRGNHQSIRAHAME from the coding sequence ATGAAACCACGCGTATTTGTCAGCTCAACAATAAGAGATCTCCAACACATTAGGGACGCAGTTCGTGACGTAATCGAAGAGCTAGGCTATCAGCCCGTGATGAGTGAGCACGGTGAAGTTGGTTTTTTGCCAAGCGTAACTGCTGCTAATTCTTGCTATCAAGAGGCCATGGATTCTGACCTTGGAATACTTATCATCGGTAAACGGTATGGAGACGAGGACGATAATGATGAAGTCAGCGTAACACACAAAGAATTTCGAACACTCCATGAGCGTAGCATTCCATTGGTTACACTCATCGAAAGGGATATTTTCGCATCCAAGACAATATTCGATGCCAGCGAGAATAATGCGTCCATAACAATCCCAGGAATGGATAAGCCAGGAAAAACCTTCGATTTTGTAGAAGAAGTCATGCTGTCCCCATATAATAATGGCGTGAGTGAATTTAGGCACATTGCGGAAGTAAGAGAATACATCAAAGCTCAGTTTGGCCATATATTCGGAGACCTACTCAGAAGGAGGAATGAAACAAACAAATCGGAACTACGTGATATTCTTTCTGCTGTTACAGCATTAAGGCATGACATCAACCAGGGCAGTAACGATCCGAATTCAAACCGATTCCTTAAAGCATCTAGATATTTACTTAGTGATGATGCAACGCACTATAAAAGCTTCCTAAATAATTTATGCGGATCATTTGATGCGGCAGTGCAAGCAATCCTAGAATATGAGTCATTCGATGCACTCGTTGAAGGGCATGGTGCAGAATTAACAGTAGTCTCCGATAGTCAAAGTTTCCAAGAATGGTGGAATAGAAATGAGACAACCTGGGCTTCATCCTGGGGGGTTCAAAGTAACACAGGCGGCTTTGGTGTTGGTGGATATGCAAATCTAAGAGAAGGTGGAATCGGGATATCTGAGAGGGTTCAGCAAATATTCCGAGGAAACCACCAATCCATTCGGGCTCATGCAATGGAATAG
- a CDS encoding DEAD/DEAH box helicase, producing the protein MSFSDLDLAPYFFPALAHYQFTQTSPIQRAAIPAILERRDVLGIAKTGSGKTVSYVLPILQHLQQAKALQYREPTVLVLVPTRELADQVCEVFLDFIPCLDEQFKCLAVYGGVSINTQMQAIGRVNVLIATPGRLLDLVEKNAVRLSSIETLVLDEADKILNLGFKDEVDRILALLPVERQNLLFSATLSNDLSQVQQVLLTDPLVCKIEDEVDDIELINQLSYSVSEERKGPLLRHLIQSEYAGQQVLVFVSSKRRADNLVRKLIKNKINAAAVHSKMGQNARRDTLQRFKSGQLPVLVATDLLARGIDIESLPCVINYELPRSPKDYIHRIGRTGRADTSGDAISLITPDDLHHFKVIQKKMGKQVTMIDSADLDLSE; encoded by the coding sequence ATGTCTTTTTCAGATCTCGACCTCGCGCCTTATTTCTTTCCCGCGCTTGCCCATTATCAATTTACACAAACGAGCCCGATTCAGCGGGCGGCCATTCCCGCGATCCTAGAGCGTAGGGATGTTTTAGGCATCGCGAAGACGGGTTCAGGTAAAACGGTCAGCTATGTGCTACCGATTCTGCAGCACTTACAGCAGGCGAAGGCTCTGCAGTATCGCGAACCGACGGTGCTGGTGCTAGTGCCGACGCGTGAGTTGGCTGATCAAGTGTGCGAAGTCTTTCTAGATTTTATACCATGCCTAGACGAACAATTTAAATGCCTCGCGGTGTATGGCGGTGTCTCAATCAATACGCAGATGCAGGCAATTGGTCGCGTGAATGTGCTAATCGCCACGCCAGGACGGCTCCTCGACCTGGTTGAGAAGAACGCGGTGCGCCTGTCATCGATTGAGACGCTGGTGCTCGATGAGGCAGATAAAATTCTGAACCTTGGTTTTAAGGATGAGGTCGATCGAATCTTGGCCTTGTTGCCAGTGGAACGGCAGAACCTGTTATTCTCGGCCACGCTCAGTAACGATTTATCGCAAGTGCAACAGGTCTTATTGACCGATCCGCTCGTCTGTAAGATTGAAGATGAGGTCGATGATATCGAATTGATCAATCAATTGAGTTACTCCGTGTCAGAGGAACGGAAGGGGCCGTTGCTGCGCCACTTAATTCAGTCGGAGTATGCGGGGCAGCAGGTGTTGGTGTTCGTGTCTTCTAAGCGCCGCGCGGATAACCTCGTGCGCAAGCTCATTAAAAATAAGATCAACGCTGCAGCGGTGCATTCGAAGATGGGGCAGAATGCGCGGCGCGATACATTGCAGCGCTTCAAGTCTGGGCAGCTTCCTGTGTTGGTTGCGACGGATCTACTCGCGCGTGGCATTGATATCGAGTCTTTGCCCTGCGTAATCAATTACGAGCTGCCTCGTTCGCCTAAAGATTACATTCACCGCATCGGACGAACAGGGCGTGCGGATACTTCGGGAGATGCGATCTCGCTGATTACTCCAGACGATCTGCACCATTTTAAAGTGATTCAGAAGAAAATGGGTAAGCAGGTCACGATGATCGACAGCGCTGATTTGGATTTGAGCGAGTAA